The Cytobacillus oceanisediminis genomic interval GGCAACCGCTTTCCTTCTTTCCTTTCTAGCAGCGGCAACCATGGCAAAAGCAGCACCCGGCAGTCCAAACATCATGATCGGGAAGAATCCTGTCATGAAAATTCCTGCAGATGGATCTTTAGCAAGAAAGCGCCATAAGTCTCCTTTAATGACATCCCCGGCTGCATTAGTAAACTCACCAAACTCAAACCAGACAAGCGTGTTCAAAATATGATGGAGCCCAACAGGAATTAATAATCGGTTCAGGAATCCGAAGACTCCAACACCTGCGGCACCTGCACCAATAATCCAATCGCCCACACCGTTAATGCCTGCCTGGACCGGCGGCCACACATACCCGAACAAAAATGCAATGACAATCATAGCAAGTGATGTGATAATCGGCACAAACCGTTTTCCTCCAAAGAAACCAAGCCATTCCGGCAGCTTAATATCATGATATTTATTGTATAATAGCCCTGCAATAATACCGGAAATGATTCCTCCAAAAACACCCATATTGACCGTTTCGTTTATCGCCGCGGCACCTTCAGTCAGCACAAAATAACCCACTGCACCGGCGAGGGCAGCAGCCCCGCTGCCATCCTTAGAAAAACCGATGGCAATCCCGATGGCAAACAATAGTGCCAAATGTCCAAAAACAGCATTCCCGGCTGCAGATATAAACGGAATGCCTAAAAGGTCATCCTGTCCCAGCCTAAGCAAAAGTGCAGCAGCAGGCATGACTGCAATCGGCAGCATTAAAGACTTGCCAATCTTTTGTAAAAACCCCAACATTTTTACACACCTCTTTCTGCATGGATTATTACATAATATGAACAGGCTTTATAATTCAGTACCAGGCACCATCAGTATTATGCCGGCCCGCCTTATAATAAAAAAAAGAACCTGGGGCAATTTGCCTCCAAGTTCTTACCTGCGAGTTTAATAGAGTAAATATTCTTCACGTGTCTTTTTGAATTGTTTTAATTCTTTCTGCCATTTGGAGGAGATTTCTTCAACTGGCTTCCCTTCCTCAATGTCCTCACGAACCCAGCCATTGCCCATCAGGTTGTCAAAGAATGAAATCTCTGCACTGTTCTCTGCACGGAATTCGAAGTCTTCCGGATACATATCATGGATCGCCTTCACGATGTGAAGTCCGGTCTCGACAGGCTTGAATGCATCGCGATGTGTAACATGAATCTGAATCCCATGAGAAAGCTGACCTGCATGCTTAGAGAAGCTTGGTGTAAACGAAGCAGCTCTGAAGGTTACCCCCGGAAGATTAAGACTGTTCAAATGTCCAGCCAAGTCATCAGCGTTGATAAATGGAGCAC includes:
- the nagE gene encoding N-acetylglucosamine-specific PTS transporter subunit IIBC; its protein translation is MLGFLQKIGKSLMLPIAVMPAAALLLRLGQDDLLGIPFISAAGNAVFGHLALLFAIGIAIGFSKDGSGAAALAGAVGYFVLTEGAAAINETVNMGVFGGIISGIIAGLLYNKYHDIKLPEWLGFFGGKRFVPIITSLAMIVIAFLFGYVWPPVQAGINGVGDWIIGAGAAGVGVFGFLNRLLIPVGLHHILNTLVWFEFGEFTNAAGDVIKGDLWRFLAKDPSAGIFMTGFFPIMMFGLPGAAFAMVAAARKERRKAVAGAMAGLAFTSFLTGITEPIEFLFMFLSPVLYLIHAILTGLAMSISYALDIHHGFGFSAGALDYILNFGIAQKPVLLAGIGLLYGLLYFVVFYFLIKKLDLKTPGREDEIEGEFEENYAVRGNYNEAADAYLEALGGRENLEEIDNCVTRLRLKVKDIALVDEGQLKQLGAIGVIRLSKTSLQVIVGTDVEFLANELKKK